The Phalacrocorax carbo chromosome 2, bPhaCar2.1, whole genome shotgun sequence region CTACAGTACGGGTTGGCATGATGAGAAGGTGCCCAGGTGCCAGAGAGATGTACAGCTTTGCTCTGTATGCCAGCCACTGTACTCTCCTGTCACTGCCAAGCTTGGAGTTTCCTCTAGTTCAacatccttctcttcctttccagacCAACACACCATGGAAAACCATACTGTGGACTTAGCTGACTTGCCACTGACAACAGAGTTCGACTACGGCGATGCGGTACCATGCATGGGAACTGAGGAAAAGCACTTTGCAGCAACAATTTTGCCACCGCTTTATTCTTTGGTGGTGATATTTGGCCTCACAGGCAACCTGCTTGTTGTCCTTATCCTGGTAAAATACAAGAGACTGAAGAGTATGACTGACATCTACCTGCTCAATCTGGCAATTTCTGATTTGAcgtttatattttctctccctttttggGCTTATTACGCTGTTCATGACTGGATTTTTGGGGAGGTGCTGTGTAGAATGCTCTCAGGTGTTTACCTCCTTGGCTTCTACAGTGGTATCTTCTTCATAATCCTGTTGACCCTAGACAGGTATCTGGCCATAGTGCATGCAGTGTTTGCTTTAAAAGCTAGGACGGTTACCAATGGCATCCTCGCCAGCGTTGTCACTTGGGCCGTTGCTATTTGTGCTTCTGTTCCTGGAATAGTATTTCACAAAACTCAAAAGGAAAATTCACGTTACACTTGCAGTGCTCATTATCCATCAGAGCAGAGAAATGCATGGAAGCAATTCCTGACCTTAAAAATGAACATCCTGGGACTTGTTATTCCAATGTTAATTATGATCTGCAGCTACGCACAAATTATAAAGACATTACTGCAATGTAAGAATGAGAAGAAACATAAAGCAGTCAGGCTTATTTTTGTCATCATGAttgtctacttttttttctgggcacCATACAACATTTGCATTCTCTTGCGTGATTTTCAAGGTATATTTTCCGTCACTACTTGTGAAGGCAGTGGTCAACTGCACAAAGCAACCCAAGTGACAGAAACAATATCAATGATCCACTGTTGTATCAACCCTGTGATCTATGCATTTGTTGGAGAAAAATTTAGGAAGTATCTTCGTAGCTTTTTCCGAAAGCAGATTGCACTCCACTTCTCTAAATACTGTCCTGTTTTCTATGTTGACACAGCTGAACGGGCTAGCTCCACCTACACACAGTCTACTGGAGAACAAGAAGTTTCTGCTGCATTGTAAGTTGTGTCTGGTGAAAAAGTAGAATTGACTTTTGTGAAATCAAGTCTGTGATGAAAGTCTGCAGAATCTGGCCCAGATATTGGCTCTAAGGCAGCTGCAAAAGTTCACAGAATACCTATCTACTAAAGCTTGTATTTTGTCttgtacagaaatgaaaaagatgtATCCAGTCAGCTACCTAGACATGCTAATGTGGGATcctgtaggggaaaaaaaggtgttctctttttttttgtgaatgtgGAAGGGTAGTTTTGTAGTATAAGGTCCAATACCACACACAGCCTAAGGACCTCAGCTAGCAGGCTtgtaaactgattttttttttaaagtgagctAGAGGTTAGAAATTGACACTGTTTCTTTGGAAACATCTCCTGACTGTACCTTACACAAGCTATCTCACTCATTTGAACGTGGTCTCAGTCACATCTTTTACTAGCCTGATTGTGTATCTCTGTAAATAATGCTAAATTACTGAGGCATGTGATACAGAAACTTTTACAATGGGATAGGAAAATTTTATACATTTAGAAAAGACTCAATATTTCAGGATATATTCTCCTTTGCATATATATGGTTGAGTATCAGTGTCTTGAATCTTTCTCATAACAGTTTTAACTACTAGGTGTCTTTGATATTTCAGAAGGCTCCCTTTTAATCAGCTGGCGTTGTATATGTTGTTCACACTAAATGCTAATATAACGACCTGTCATTATAGGAAAATCCATGCGTTTacaatatttcaaaaagaaagtattGCACATGGAGCTTTAACCAGGTTAGATCAAATGTGGACAATGTGTCAACAGGGTTTTAACTTTTTAGTACAGTGATTTTGCTTGCCATTTTTCTAGCCTACgtatgaaaaaaattttaaaatatgaaatgaatGTGGTTCTAGTGGCtgcaaaacaacaacagcatTAGAAGTGTGAAAATTGTTTCAGAACAAGCTTGACCCAGATGTTTTTAGAGATAAACATATTTAAGCTATCAAAACATATGAATAAGTAAAAATATTCACTGTTCTACAGAGTCAAGGGCACACAGcatctcttttttgttttagaaggaGGTATCATTTGGGTGCTATGACAATGTTCTTTTTCTGCCATTTAGGAGTTTTACAGAGAGCAAAAGCTTCCATCATTAGTAAGACTGATGGTAAAATATTACTGTGCTTCCCCTTAAAGCTCAGATTCTGCAAAGCACTTGAACACATAGAAAAGATGAAGTAAAAATGGGGATACTAACATGCTTAAGATCATACCATAGTCAACGGTATTAATTGATTTAGCCTGAGTTGTCCTTTCTAGGATTTCTTATATTTCCCCTAAGACCTATGGCTTTGAACAACTCTGTGGACAGGAAactaaaagtgaat contains the following coding sequences:
- the LOC135312035 gene encoding C-C chemokine receptor type 5-like produces the protein MENHTVDLADLPLTTEFDYGDAVPCMGTEEKHFAATILPPLYSLVVIFGLTGNLLVVLILVKYKRLKSMTDIYLLNLAISDLTFIFSLPFWAYYAVHDWIFGEVLCRMLSGVYLLGFYSGIFFIILLTLDRYLAIVHAVFALKARTVTNGILASVVTWAVAICASVPGIVFHKTQKENSRYTCSAHYPSEQRNAWKQFLTLKMNILGLVIPMLIMICSYAQIIKTLLQCKNEKKHKAVRLIFVIMIVYFFFWAPYNICILLRDFQGIFSVTTCEGSGQLHKATQVTETISMIHCCINPVIYAFVGEKFRKYLRSFFRKQIALHFSKYCPVFYVDTAERASSTYTQSTGEQEVSAALTAQKNEKGREIPLRNRLL